The following is a genomic window from Falco cherrug isolate bFalChe1 chromosome 9, bFalChe1.pri, whole genome shotgun sequence.
gccGAGACCTGGGCTGGGACTGAGCCCTGGACCAGGATCAGACCCGCATCAGCACGAGACCCGGGCTGGGCCTGAGCCCCAGATCAGCGTCAGTCCAGAATCGGTGCCCAGCCCCGGACCGGCCCCAGACCGGGACTGAGCCCCGGACCGGCCCAGACGCGGATCGGGACCGGGCCGGGACCCGGATCAAGGCCGAGACCCGTATAACGGCCGGCCTCACCAGGCCCGCGTCCCGGCCCCTGACTGGCCCCGAGCCCCAGGCCCAGACCGGTGGCAGGCCCCGGAGCACCCCCGCGGGCCCCAGTACCAGCACGTACCGGGGCAGAACCGCTCCCGTTTCCGGGGCCGCGGCCTCTTCCGCCCCGTAACTCGCGCAGGGGGCGGGGCTTCTGCCGGCGCTCTCTAGCTCGGCTCTTCTGATTGGCTGCGTGCCAGCGCCGCGGGTGAGGTCAGGGCGCACCTGGCCGCCGCACGGAAGCGCTGTGTGGCGTAGGGccgagcgcggcggcgggcccggcccggcccgttCTGTTCCCCCGGCTCGGCATGCAGGCGGTAGAGCGGGACGGGGCGGCAGGCGGCCCCGATGGGGCGGCGGGGAGTGGTGAGGCCccgccggagccgccgccgcccagAGCCGCCGCCGCTTTCgacctgctggagctggtgcgGAGCTACCGGCGGCTGGAGCTGTACCTGGAGCCGCTGCGGGACGCCGCCGAGGGCGTCCGTTCCCTCCTGCGGTAGGTGCGCGCTGGGCCGGGGCCGAGCCCGCCCTCGGGGCCTCGCGTCCCTCACCCTCCCTCTTCCCGCAGGTGGCAGCGGCCCGTGTGCTCCCTGCTGGTCTGCCTCGGCCTCAACTTCCTCCTGCTCACCCTGGGCCAAGGTGCgtgcggcggcgggggccggtCCCCTCCCGGCGCCCCCCGCGCTGACGCTGTCCCCCCTCTTCCAGCCGCCTGGTACTCGGTGCTTGCCCTGCTGGTCGCCGTGCCGGCCCTGCTGGGCTACCTGCAGGAGTCGTGCCGGGCCCGGCCCTCGGAGCCGGAGCTGGAGCGCAGGCGGTACCACAGCGTGCGCCGGGAGGACCTGCGCAGGGTGCAGCTCTCGCGGCAGGAGGCCATCGCCCAGGTCAAGAGCTTGTGAGTCCCCGGAGCCCTCCCTGCTGCGGGGCTCCTGTGGCCTCTGCGCCTGGGAAGGCTCCTCCGTggctgcgggggggctgcgTTCGTGCCGGTGTGGCCCTCCGTGAACTGCATGACTGTGGGGGAGTCAGAGGATGGGTTTGTTGGGCCTTTTTGCGACTGTGAGGTCTTGTTCGCAGCCTGATCCAGCTGGAGGGGTTCCTGAGTGGGATGTGCTGCACCTGTGAGGCAGTGTACCGCGTACTGTACTGGGAGAACCCTACTGTCTCTTCCCAGTGAGTAGTACCAGGTCAGGCACCCTGCGGTGGgctgagcagggaggggagcctGGCTAGGCCTGTGGAGTTGCATTTGATGTGTTTGGCACTTGGAGAGAGCAGGTGGAGGACCATGAAGGAAGGGGGCTTGTACTGTGGTGtgaactgttttttcttgaCTGCAGTGTCTTGCTGCTCCTTACCAGATTTTATGGAGCGCTACTGGGCACTGTCTGTGTCCTTTacctgctgcctctctgctgggTCCTGGCCATCTTCAACAGCACTCTCTTCTTGGGTAACACCCAGTTCTACCAAGGTAAAAGACCTTCCTGGAAGTGGCCTGTGTGGGATTGGATGGGGAAAGGCCCTCTGAAGCAGGGATCCTGCCGTGGACCTCTCCCAACACCATCATGTGAGCCCAGTGTCCTATGTTGGGCTCTTCCATGGGACCTGAACACCACCAAGGGCGCAACTATGTCCTAGGGATGGTGCTCAGCAGCCCGGGTTGGATGGTGGGGgcctggggctcagctgggagAGGTGGGAGCCTCACCTGATGTGCGTCCTGGCCTCggtgctgctttctgctctcctCTGTGCTGTGGCAAGCCATGGCCTGGCAATGCAGCCTGTGCGTGAGCATAGTCACCCATCTCCGTCCCTTACCTTGCTCTGCAGGACTTGTAATACTCTTGGTGCCTGTGGCAGTGTATGACGCAGGCTTGAAAACTTGCTgttggaggggaggggaagagctgGAGGTGCTCCCTGTTCTGTGGCATGTGCTGTAGGAGAGCTGGATGAGATCTCTGGCTGAGCTGTGACTAAGGCCCCTGCTTTTTCCTATCCTGAGCTGGGCCAGGTGGTGGAGAGGGTTCCTTGTTACCCTAACTCTGCTTTGTGAGCGGAGGGTGGCTTAGGTTACCTGATGGGTGAAGGTTGTATGTGTTAGTGTCCCAGCGTGAGCCCTGGAGATTGGCTCTTGCAAACAGCCTTTTGTGTGGTGAGGCTGGGAGAAGTGCCACCCTGCTCCAGATGTGCTTCCCTATTACCAGTGATAATGGAACTCAAGGCCACAATTGAGCAGTGTGTGGGCACCAAACCCCTTGAGAGCATTCCAGAACCTGCTGAacccctgccagctgctgccccgCTGGATCGGACCCCCACACCCaccagcacagaggtgagacaGGGGCAGAGCTGGTAGTTGTGGGGTGGGAGCTGCACGGTCATCCCTTTGGTCTGACTGTGCCTCTGTCCTTCTACTTACAAACTCCTTCCAGCTGCCAGCTTTGCTGGAAGCCCAGGAGCCCCTCCTGAGTTACTCTGGGgctgccttgctgtgctggaggcTTGGCTCAGTTCTCTTGCTGCATGTAAGGGTGCACCCTTGGGAGGCAGGGGCTCACCTCACCTTCTGGAATCCTTATCTTCTCATGGGGCTGCTAGGGGCCTGGTCCTTTGTCCTGGAACCTGCGCCAGGGGGTGTGGGGCTACAGCAGGACTAGCTCTGTGAATCTCTTGCAGGACCTTACCCCTGGCAGTGTGGAAGAGGCGGAGGAGGCAGAGCCTGATGAAGAGTTCAAAGATGCTATTGAGGTTTGAGGCTGGTGGAGGTGGGCTGTACCTGCAGGGCAGCTGAGGCGGGAAGGTGTGAGGACCTTGGTGGGCAAGCTGGGTGCTCAGggagggtggctgtggggctgggtgccTCTGACTCAAATATGTACTGCCTCTCCTCTCTGTCCCATGCTGCGGGAGAAGGAGAACCAGCTACTGGTCATGGTGAGTACTGCCATACCAAGGTGTACGAGAGAAGGGCATCTcctcccagctggagctggcagcctTTGCCTGGTTTGCTGATGGCTTGTGGTGATGCCAGATGGAGCATCCTGCTTGTTGGGTGCCTATCTCTGGGGTGGGCTGCCCTGCACCCCTTGAGCATGCTCCCAGCCACACCTTCATACTCAGCTGGCTTTGGTCTCTGCAGGAGGATGATGAGAGCTCTCAGTGCTCAGCAGATTTTGACCTCAGCCTCCCGGACAATGGTTTTATGAGCAAAAATGAGGTGATCCGCAGCAAGGTGTCACGCCTGACTGAGCGCCTGCGCAAGCGCTACCCCAGCAACAACTTTGGTAAGGCTGGGAGCGGGTGCTGCTTGAGAGAGCTCAACAGAGTGgtgtctgtgctgcttctggtgGTGACCACTGAACTGGGAACAGACAGAGTGGTGTAGTACCTGCTAGGGACATGCTGACATCTCCAGTGATCTGCCCTTTCGATGGGGAGGATATTCCCAGCTGTCTCAGGAAGGGCAAGAATGGGAAGATGCAGCAATGTTGTCTCTGAACTGAGCCTTTATAACAGCTGTGGGTGTTCCTGTATCTCTTGCAGTCCCAGGCAGCAGAACCCTGCCTGacctctcttctctttcttccaggGAGCTGCACAGGTTGTGCAGCCACCTTCTCTGTGCTCAAGAAGAGGGTGAGTTTTTGTCTTCTGCCCAGCTTGCTGCCTGCACCTGGGGCAGaggtgtgtgtgtctgccttGCTTTGGCTTTCTCTGGCAACTTGGGTGGCTGGCCTCAGTCACAGCCCCGCAGCAGATGACCCCAGCTAAGTGCTGGGTGTTGTCACATGCCTAATGGTGCCAGAGATCACATGTGCTGGGGAGCCTTCGTCTATTTGCTCCTTTGGAAGCTGCCTCAGGCCAAACCTGCATGTGCTGGTGTGGAAGGCACCTGCTCTGTGCACTGGTTTAGCCCATTTACCATGGCCTGAGAACTTCTGGTGAAGCAAAGCATGGCTCTGCTTGTGGGAACTAGAGGAGCAAAGGCCATCCTGTTGTCTTATCTGAGCCCATGTGTGTGACACTTGATGCAGTCCTATGGGAAGGATGCATCTCTtgtcctctcctgctgcctcctgttcTCCAGACTCTGGCACCCTCCCCTTACTCTTGGATTAGTCTTAATACACATCTGGGACTCTCTGGAGCTTGTGTCCCTCCAGGGTTAGAGCATGGGAAGTGACATAAGGTCTTTAAACCTCCTGGACCCTGTATTCCCAGTCCTTTCTCAAGATGGGCACAGGTTGCCTGTGATGTTAGAACATACTTGAATGCAGATCCAGCATTAGGTCTGGGCAGTTTGTCCAGGTGTTGTTGGCAGATGACCCCTT
Proteins encoded in this region:
- the ZFYVE27 gene encoding protrudin isoform X7; protein product: MQAVERDGAAGGPDGAAGSGEAPPEPPPPRAAAAFDLLELVRSYRRLELYLEPLRDAAEGVRSLLRWQRPVCSLLVCLGLNFLLLTLGQAAWYSVLALLVAVPALLGYLQESCRARPSEPELERRRYHSVRREDLRRVQLSRQEAIAQVKSFLIQLEGFLSGMCCTCEAVYRVLYWENPTVSSQFYGALLGTVCVLYLLPLCWVLAIFNSTLFLGNTQFYQVIMELKATIEQCVGTKPLESIPEPAEPLPAAAPLDRTPTPTSTEDLTPGSVEEAEEAEPDEEFKDAIEEDDESSQCSADFDLSLPDNGFMSKNEVIRSKVSRLTERLRKRYPSNNFGSCTGCAATFSVLKKRRSCSNCGNSFCSRCCSFKVPKAVMGATAPEAQREMVFVCALCNQVLIK
- the ZFYVE27 gene encoding protrudin isoform X3, yielding MQAVERDGAAGGPDGAAGSGEAPPEPPPPRAAAAFDLLELVRSYRRLELYLEPLRDAAEGVRSLLRWQRPVCSLLVCLGLNFLLLTLGQGACGGGGRSPPGAPRADAVPPLPAAWYSVLALLVAVPALLGYLQESCRARPSEPELERRRYHSVRREDLRRVQLSRQEAIAQVKSFLIQLEGFLSGMCCTCEAVYRVLYWENPTVSSQFYGALLGTVCVLYLLPLCWVLAIFNSTLFLGNTQFYQVIMELKATIEQCVGTKPLESIPEPAEPLPAAAPLDRTPTPTSTEDLTPGSVEEAEEAEPDEEFKDAIEENQLLVMEDDESSQCSADFDLSLPDNGFMSKNEVIRSKVSRLTERLRKRYPSNNFGSCTGCAATFSVLKKRRSCSNCGNSFCSRCCSFKVPKAVMGATAPEAQREMVFVCALCNQVLIK
- the ZFYVE27 gene encoding protrudin isoform X5, which codes for MQAVERDGAAGGPDGAAGSGEAPPEPPPPRAAAAFDLLELVRSYRRLELYLEPLRDAAEGVRSLLRWQRPVCSLLVCLGLNFLLLTLGQAAWYSVLALLVAVPALLGYLQESCRARPSEPELERRRYHSVRREDLRRVQLSRQEAIAQVKSFLIQLEGFLSGMCCTCEAVYRVLYWENPTVSSQFYGALLGTVCVLYLLPLCWVLAIFNSTLFLGNTQFYQVIMELKATIEQCVGTKPLESIPEPAEPLPAAAPLDRTPTPTSTEDLTPGSVEEAEEAEPDEEFKDAIEENQLLVMEDDESSQCSADFDLSLPDNGFMSKNEVIRSKVSRLTERLRKRYPSNNFGSCTGCAATFSVLKKRVSFCLLPSLLPAPGAERSCSNCGNSFCSRCCSFKVPKAVMGATAPEAQREMVFVCALCNQVLIK
- the ZFYVE27 gene encoding protrudin isoform X6 codes for the protein MQAVERDGAAGGPDGAAGSGEAPPEPPPPRAAAAFDLLELVRSYRRLELYLEPLRDAAEGVRSLLRWQRPVCSLLVCLGLNFLLLTLGQAAWYSVLALLVAVPALLGYLQESCRARPSEPELERRRYHSVRREDLRRVQLSRQEAIAQVKSFLIQLEGFLSGMCCTCEAVYRVLYWENPTVSSQFYGALLGTVCVLYLLPLCWVLAIFNSTLFLGNTQFYQVIMELKATIEQCVGTKPLESIPEPAEPLPAAAPLDRTPTPTSTEDLTPGSVEEAEEAEPDEEFKDAIEENQLLVMEDDESSQCSADFDLSLPDNGFMSKNEVIRSKVSRLTERLRKRYPSNNFGSCTGCAATFSVLKKRRSCSNCGNSFCSRCCSFKVPKAVMGATAPEAQREMVFVCALCNQVLIK
- the ZFYVE27 gene encoding protrudin isoform X1, which gives rise to MQAVERDGAAGGPDGAAGSGEAPPEPPPPRAAAAFDLLELVRSYRRLELYLEPLRDAAEGVRSLLRWQRPVCSLLVCLGLNFLLLTLGQGACGGGGRSPPGAPRADAVPPLPAAWYSVLALLVAVPALLGYLQESCRARPSEPELERRRYHSVRREDLRRVQLSRQEAIAQVKSFLIQLEGFLSGMCCTCEAVYRVLYWENPTVSSQFYGALLGTVCVLYLLPLCWVLAIFNSTLFLGNTQFYQVIMELKATIEQCVGTKPLESIPEPAEPLPAAAPLDRTPTPTSTEDLTPGSVEEAEEAEPDEEFKDAIEENQLLVMEDDESSQCSADFDLSLPDNGFMSKNEVIRSKVSRLTERLRKRYPSNNFGSCTGCAATFSVLKKRVSFCLLPSLLPAPGAERSCSNCGNSFCSRCCSFKVPKAVMGATAPEAQREMVFVCALCNQVLIK
- the ZFYVE27 gene encoding protrudin isoform X4, with protein sequence MQAVERDGAAGGPDGAAGSGEAPPEPPPPRAAAAFDLLELVRSYRRLELYLEPLRDAAEGVRSLLRWQRPVCSLLVCLGLNFLLLTLGQGACGGGGRSPPGAPRADAVPPLPAAWYSVLALLVAVPALLGYLQESCRARPSEPELERRRYHSVRREDLRRVQLSRQEAIAQVKSFLIQLEGFLSGMCCTCEAVYRVLYWENPTVSSQFYGALLGTVCVLYLLPLCWVLAIFNSTLFLGNTQFYQVIMELKATIEQCVGTKPLESIPEPAEPLPAAAPLDRTPTPTSTEDLTPGSVEEAEEAEPDEEFKDAIEEDDESSQCSADFDLSLPDNGFMSKNEVIRSKVSRLTERLRKRYPSNNFGSCTGCAATFSVLKKRRSCSNCGNSFCSRCCSFKVPKAVMGATAPEAQREMVFVCALCNQVLIK
- the ZFYVE27 gene encoding protrudin isoform X2; this encodes MQAVERDGAAGGPDGAAGSGEAPPEPPPPRAAAAFDLLELVRSYRRLELYLEPLRDAAEGVRSLLRWQRPVCSLLVCLGLNFLLLTLGQGACGGGGRSPPGAPRADAVPPLPAAWYSVLALLVAVPALLGYLQESCRARPSEPELERRRYHSVRREDLRRVQLSRQEAIAQVKSFLIQLEGFLSGMCCTCEAVYRVLYWENPTVSSQFYGALLGTVCVLYLLPLCWVLAIFNSTLFLGNTQFYQVIMELKATIEQCVGTKPLESIPEPAEPLPAAAPLDRTPTPTSTEDLTPGSVEEAEEAEPDEEFKDAIEEDDESSQCSADFDLSLPDNGFMSKNEVIRSKVSRLTERLRKRYPSNNFGSCTGCAATFSVLKKRVSFCLLPSLLPAPGAERSCSNCGNSFCSRCCSFKVPKAVMGATAPEAQREMVFVCALCNQVLIK